In Hydrogenovibrio thermophilus, the following are encoded in one genomic region:
- a CDS encoding MBL fold metallo-hydrolase, protein MKRKPSLWLTAALSMAASTAFASGSQDAYVASFETYAKEVQALQGDHSADNAIQTYAQEVAAVEKRAGYIGDELPIPKATKVMDGVYTVVGSFIWGTRENFGLNNNLSAIIFPDGVFVYNAGPNEAVAYSFHQQIKRLTDKPVKWLAVENDQGHAYLGASYWWDVGVKNLYSEKTANERWHRKFAGNKERYAAGRGRVITEPAYDVTDHFTTFEGKKTVDVGGGETVELINFGGGHTPSMTGMYVPSKNLLFTGDLGFNERLPGLLHDSHYKDWMASFDKMVSMVPDDVVVVPGHGTPTDLATLKRQTYDYFAYLEEQVRAIVDAGGSLEEVDAIDQSQYQDRPVFEQLAKPNARHMYEDMTLEKSKN, encoded by the coding sequence ATGAAACGCAAACCTTCCCTCTGGTTGACGGCCGCTTTGTCGATGGCTGCATCGACCGCTTTCGCGTCAGGCTCGCAGGACGCTTACGTCGCCAGTTTTGAAACCTATGCTAAAGAAGTGCAAGCCTTGCAAGGCGACCATTCGGCCGATAACGCCATTCAAACTTACGCCCAGGAAGTGGCCGCCGTTGAAAAACGGGCCGGTTACATCGGCGATGAACTGCCGATTCCGAAAGCCACCAAAGTCATGGACGGTGTGTATACGGTGGTGGGCAGCTTTATCTGGGGCACGCGCGAGAACTTCGGTTTGAACAACAACCTCAGCGCAATCATCTTCCCGGATGGTGTCTTTGTCTATAATGCCGGGCCGAACGAGGCCGTGGCTTACAGCTTTCATCAACAAATTAAACGGTTGACCGACAAGCCGGTGAAATGGCTAGCCGTGGAAAATGACCAGGGCCATGCCTATTTGGGTGCCAGTTATTGGTGGGATGTGGGCGTGAAAAACCTTTACTCGGAAAAAACCGCCAATGAACGGTGGCATCGAAAATTTGCCGGTAATAAAGAACGCTATGCCGCCGGACGCGGGCGCGTGATTACCGAGCCGGCTTACGATGTCACCGACCATTTCACCACTTTTGAAGGCAAGAAAACCGTGGATGTCGGTGGCGGTGAGACCGTGGAGCTGATTAATTTCGGCGGCGGGCATACGCCGAGCATGACGGGCATGTATGTGCCGTCGAAAAATCTGCTGTTCACCGGCGATTTAGGCTTCAATGAACGTTTGCCGGGACTGCTGCACGACAGTCATTACAAAGACTGGATGGCGTCGTTCGATAAGATGGTGTCGATGGTGCCGGACGATGTGGTGGTGGTGCCCGGTCACGGCACACCGACCGATCTGGCGACGTTAAAACGCCAAACCTACGATTACTTTGCGTATCTGGAAGAACAGGTGCGTGCGATTGTCGACGCGGGCGGTTCTCTGGAAGAGGTGGATGCCATCGACCAATCGCAATATCAGGATCGTCCGGTCTTCGAACAGTTGGCCAAGCCCAATGCCCGTCATATGTATGAAGATATGACATTGGAAAAATCGAAAAACTGA
- a CDS encoding YqaA family protein, which translates to MDAYLSLFALSFLAATLFPAGSEVLLVSLAAAGKDPFTLWVWATAGNSLGSIVNYGLGRYLLHFQDRRWFPVKPEALAKTQHWFQRYGTWSLLLAWAPIFGDALTLVAGVMRVKFVWFVVLVVTGKGVRYAILLGLMGWFGWA; encoded by the coding sequence ATGGACGCTTATTTATCACTCTTTGCCTTATCGTTTCTGGCCGCAACCTTGTTTCCGGCCGGGTCGGAAGTGCTGTTGGTCAGTTTGGCCGCCGCCGGAAAAGACCCGTTCACCCTTTGGGTGTGGGCCACCGCCGGTAACAGTTTGGGGTCCATCGTGAATTATGGTTTAGGGCGATACCTGCTGCATTTTCAAGACCGCCGCTGGTTTCCGGTCAAACCCGAGGCCTTAGCCAAAACCCAGCACTGGTTTCAGCGTTATGGTACCTGGTCGTTGTTGCTGGCTTGGGCGCCGATTTTTGGCGATGCCTTGACCTTGGTGGCCGGGGTGATGCGGGTTAAGTTCGTTTGGTTTGTGGTGTTGGTGGTGACGGGAAAAGGCGTGCGTTACGCCATCTTGTTGGGGCTGATGGGCTGGTTCGGCTGGGCGTAA
- a CDS encoding PQQ-dependent sugar dehydrogenase gives MRLRKIRTLWLNSLLALCLGWSSLPTQADSTEFNVTEVIKGLGIPWGMAFLDGNRLIFTQRAGKAGILDVRNGDITWLKGVPFVHNTGQGGLLDVKPSPNFKQTGWIYFTYSKPLPTTAITALARAKIQGDELVNWEDLMVTKSESYRNIHFGSRIAFDHRGHVFFSVGDRGRRHKAQQQDNHAGSILRLTLDGGIPKDNPFVGQPGTLPEIWSYGHRNPQGLAYDVQHQRLWEIEHGPRGGDEINLIQKGQNYGWPIVSRGKEYDSGEPVGKPHQAGMIEPVKVYIPSIAPSSLLLYDGDAFPQWRGNLFAGSLVLRHLNQVMLSPEGKAIAEHRLLKDLNQRIRSLAQDTQGHLYVATDSGKIYRLSPK, from the coding sequence ATGAGGTTACGAAAAATACGGACACTATGGCTGAACAGCTTACTGGCGCTTTGCCTTGGATGGAGCAGTTTGCCCACGCAGGCCGATTCGACTGAATTTAACGTCACCGAAGTGATCAAAGGCTTGGGCATTCCGTGGGGTATGGCATTTCTGGACGGCAACCGATTGATTTTCACCCAACGCGCCGGCAAGGCGGGCATATTGGATGTCCGCAATGGTGACATCACCTGGTTGAAAGGCGTGCCATTCGTGCACAACACCGGCCAAGGCGGCTTGCTGGACGTCAAACCGTCACCCAATTTCAAGCAAACCGGTTGGATCTATTTCACTTACAGCAAACCGCTGCCGACCACCGCCATCACCGCCTTGGCCCGTGCCAAAATCCAAGGCGACGAACTGGTGAACTGGGAAGACCTGATGGTCACCAAATCCGAATCTTACCGCAACATCCATTTCGGCAGCCGCATTGCTTTTGACCACCGCGGCCATGTGTTTTTCAGCGTCGGCGACCGCGGGCGTCGTCATAAAGCGCAACAGCAAGACAATCACGCCGGTTCCATTCTGCGCCTGACACTCGATGGTGGCATTCCGAAGGACAACCCGTTTGTCGGCCAGCCCGGCACCTTACCGGAAATCTGGAGTTACGGCCACCGCAACCCGCAAGGCTTAGCCTATGACGTCCAACATCAACGCCTTTGGGAAATCGAACACGGTCCACGCGGCGGCGACGAAATCAACCTCATCCAGAAGGGCCAAAACTACGGTTGGCCGATTGTCTCCCGCGGCAAGGAATACGACAGCGGCGAACCGGTGGGCAAACCGCATCAAGCCGGGATGATAGAGCCGGTGAAAGTCTACATTCCGTCCATCGCACCGAGCAGCCTGTTACTGTACGACGGCGATGCGTTTCCGCAATGGCGCGGCAACCTGTTTGCCGGTTCCTTGGTGCTGCGACATTTGAACCAGGTGATGCTGTCACCGGAAGGCAAAGCCATCGCCGAACACCGCTTATTGAAAGACTTGAACCAACGCATCCGCAGCCTGGCACAAGATACACAAGGCCACCTGTATGTGGCGACGGACTCGGGCAAAATCTATCGCCTGAGTCCGAAATAG
- a CDS encoding methyltransferase codes for MPTTLLTAFTTVAGLIAVSHVYFSPALSAYAGLGFIPLILGLGLLGCGARFYKQSTGRSWLNQGDGELVTLGVFKHVRHPFHLGATLILVGEAWLTGNHWSAWLLVAAFVLWLDRCHLKALETHFQERFGQRYRRYQQRVRRWV; via the coding sequence ATGCCCACCACGCTATTAACCGCTTTCACAACCGTGGCCGGCTTAATCGCCGTGTCGCATGTTTATTTCTCCCCCGCCCTGTCTGCCTATGCCGGGCTCGGTTTCATCCCGCTGATCCTCGGCCTGGGGTTGCTGGGGTGCGGTGCGCGTTTTTACAAACAAAGCACCGGCCGCTCCTGGCTCAACCAAGGTGACGGCGAACTGGTGACGCTGGGCGTCTTCAAACATGTTCGCCATCCGTTTCACCTCGGCGCCACCTTGATTTTAGTCGGCGAAGCCTGGCTGACCGGAAACCACTGGAGCGCTTGGTTGCTGGTCGCCGCTTTTGTGCTGTGGCTGGATCGCTGCCACCTAAAAGCCTTGGAAACACATTTTCAAGAACGCTTCGGGCAGCGTTATCGGCGTTACCAACAACGCGTCCGGCGCTGGGTTTAA
- a CDS encoding GNAT family N-acetyltransferase has translation MSDSVFASQINLQNLTELWRRMGAKSDNRPGLADFQICNQWPYRAWTEGAMTEFSPDTTAESLAALSPNPIVPIWEVAHQETRPLESALIANGFDMRLPQTAMNLDFTQMPEITLDETLVIRQVTSERDAQKWVTVASAAFQYEIDLSVIQRLLWDDQIELWLAWQGRHAAASSLTLSTGATVGVHQMGVQPCFRGRGLAREMMAFLMQRHRHNHRHMVLQASSMGEPLYRKLGFQTVFAIRNYQRN, from the coding sequence ATGTCCGACAGTGTGTTCGCTTCACAAATCAATTTGCAGAACCTGACCGAATTATGGCGACGCATGGGCGCCAAATCCGACAATCGACCAGGCCTGGCGGATTTTCAAATTTGCAATCAGTGGCCTTACCGCGCTTGGACGGAAGGTGCCATGACCGAGTTTTCACCGGATACCACCGCTGAATCGCTGGCAGCGCTGAGCCCCAACCCGATTGTCCCGATTTGGGAAGTCGCGCATCAGGAAACTCGGCCATTGGAAAGTGCGCTGATTGCGAATGGCTTTGACATGCGCCTTCCGCAAACCGCCATGAATCTGGATTTCACCCAAATGCCTGAAATCACTTTGGACGAAACGCTTGTCATCCGGCAAGTCACTTCCGAACGGGATGCGCAGAAATGGGTGACCGTGGCGTCCGCGGCCTTTCAATACGAGATCGACCTTTCGGTCATCCAGCGCCTGCTATGGGATGACCAAATTGAACTCTGGCTGGCCTGGCAAGGGCGTCACGCCGCGGCCTCCTCCTTGACCTTGAGCACCGGCGCCACCGTCGGCGTGCATCAAATGGGCGTTCAACCCTGTTTTCGCGGACGCGGCTTGGCACGGGAAATGATGGCGTTTTTAATGCAACGTCACCGCCACAATCACCGTCATATGGTGTTACAGGCATCGTCGATGGGCGAACCGCTGTACCGCAAACTCGGCTTTCAAACCGTGTTTGCGATTCGAAATTACCAAAGGAACTGA
- a CDS encoding DMT family transporter: MNSLSLIAFFSGAAIAAQAGLNAQLGVWLKNPFLATVVAFAASLMVIGLSVLVTTREYPSWEAVRAVPWYLWFSGGVLSAFAISMFYFLIPKMGIGQMMAFALSGQLLMAVIASHFGWFDMPQKPLTPSRWLGIVALLVGVILINKE, translated from the coding sequence ATGAACAGTTTATCGCTCATCGCATTTTTTTCCGGCGCCGCCATTGCCGCTCAAGCGGGCTTGAATGCCCAGCTGGGCGTCTGGCTGAAGAACCCGTTTCTGGCCACGGTGGTGGCGTTTGCCGCCAGCTTGATGGTGATTGGCCTGTCGGTGTTGGTGACCACACGGGAGTATCCGAGTTGGGAAGCCGTCCGCGCCGTACCGTGGTATTTGTGGTTTTCCGGTGGTGTGCTGAGCGCCTTTGCGATTTCGATGTTCTATTTTTTGATTCCGAAAATGGGCATCGGCCAGATGATGGCCTTCGCCTTGAGCGGCCAATTACTCATGGCGGTCATCGCCAGCCATTTCGGCTGGTTCGATATGCCGCAAAAACCGTTAACGCCCAGTCGATGGCTGGGCATCGTCGCCTTATTGGTTGGCGTGATTCTCATCAACAAGGAATAA
- a CDS encoding Crp/Fnr family transcriptional regulator: protein MTSHHNDIEPKLAALKARLESYAPISEATWQRLRALCTTRTLAKGETLYATGERPTSFAFVYRGLFRVYALDTDGREYNKNFFDEGMFPGSMAALLTETPSQFAFEALEASEVLLIDFAAYRQLLFQSQDLMVFQIAYLEKNWLLAKDAREVEIIQENATQRYQRFLTDFADMSERIPQYHIASHLGITPTQLSRIRKKLN from the coding sequence GTGACCTCACATCACAATGACATCGAACCCAAACTGGCCGCTTTAAAAGCCCGGCTGGAAAGTTATGCGCCGATTTCAGAAGCGACCTGGCAGCGGTTGCGAGCGCTCTGCACGACACGAACGCTCGCCAAAGGCGAAACCCTCTATGCCACCGGCGAACGCCCGACTTCTTTTGCTTTCGTCTACAGAGGACTCTTTCGGGTCTATGCACTTGATACCGACGGCCGGGAATACAACAAAAACTTTTTCGACGAAGGCATGTTCCCCGGTTCTATGGCGGCGTTACTGACCGAGACGCCGTCTCAATTCGCCTTCGAGGCTTTGGAAGCCTCCGAGGTGCTGTTGATTGATTTCGCCGCCTATCGCCAACTGTTGTTCCAATCCCAGGATTTGATGGTCTTCCAAATCGCTTATTTGGAAAAAAACTGGCTGCTGGCCAAAGACGCCCGCGAAGTGGAAATCATCCAGGAAAACGCCACTCAGCGTTATCAGCGCTTCCTCACCGATTTTGCCGACATGAGCGAACGCATTCCGCAATATCACATCGCCTCCCATTTAGGCATCACCCCCACTCAATTGAGCCGCATCCGCAAAAAACTGAATTAA